One genomic segment of Macaca fascicularis isolate 582-1 chromosome 19, T2T-MFA8v1.1 includes these proteins:
- the AKAP8L gene encoding A-kinase anchor protein 8-like isoform X3 gives MSYTGFVQGSETTLQSTYSDTSAQPTCDYGYGTWNSGTNRGYEGYGYGYGYGQDNTTNYGINQRLDMVPHLETDMMQGGVYGSGGERYDSYESCDSRAVLSERDLYRSGYDYSELDPEMEMAYEGQYDAYRDQFRMRGNDTFGPRAQGWARDARSGRPMASGYGRMWEDPMGARGQCMSGASRLPSLFSQNIIPEYGMFQGMRGGGAFPGGSRFGFGFGNGMKQMRRTWKTWTTADFRTKKKKRKQGGSPDEPDSKATRTDCSDNSDSDNDEGTEGEATEGLEGTEAVEKGSRVDGEDEEGKEDGREEGKEDSEKVTRSSESSVAGVRSGTLGAVFTALVCVSSPLAPLQPLFGIPCPPT, from the exons GCTTTGTCCAGGGATCTGAAACCACTTTGCAGTCGACATACTCGGATACCAGTGCTCAGCCCACCTGTGATTATG GATATGGAACTTGGAACTCTGGGACAAATAGAG GCTACGAGGGCTATGGCTATGGCTATGGCTATGGCCAGGATAACACCACCAACTATGG AATTAACCAGCGCTTAGATATGGTGCCGCATTTGGAGACAGACATGATGCAAGGAGGCGTGTACGGCTCAGGTGGAGAAAG GTATGACTCCTATGAGTCCTGTGACTCAAGGGCCGTCCTGAGTGAGCGCGACCTGTACCGGTCAGGCTATGACTACAGCGAGCTTGACCCTGAGATGGAAATGGCCTATGAGGGCCAATACGATGCCTACCGCGACCAGTTCCGCATGCGTGGCAACGACACCTTCGGTCCCAGGGCGCAGGGCTGGGCCCGGGATGCCCGGAGCGGCCGGCCGATGGCCTCAGGCTATGGGCGCATGTGGGAAGACCCCATGGGGGCCCGGGGCCAGTGCATGTCTGGTGCCTCTCGGCTGCCCTCCCTCTTCTCCCAGAACATCATCCCCGAGTATGGCATGTTCCAGGGCATGCGAGGCGGGGGCGCCTTCCCAGGCGGCTCCCGCTTTGGCTTCGGGTTTGGCAATGGCATGAAGCAGATGAGGCGGACCTGGAAGACTTGGACCACAGCCGACTTCCGG accaagaagaagaagagaaaacagggcGGCAGTCCTGATGAGCCGGATAGCAAAGCCACCCGCACAGACTGCTCGGACAACAGTGACTCAGACAATG atgAGGGCACCGAGGGGGAAGCCACAGAGGGCCTTGAAGGCACCGAGGCTGTAGAGAAGGGCTCCAGAGTG GACGGAGAGGACGAGGAGGGAAAAGAGGATGGGAGAGAAGAAGGCAAAGAGGATTCAGAGAAGG TAACGCGCAGTTCCGAGTCCTCAGTGGCTGGTGTCCGATCTGGGACCCTCGGTGCAGTTTTTACGGCTCTGGTGTGCGTGTCCTCTCCCTTAGCGCCTCTCCAGCCCCTGTTTGGGATTCCGTGTCCCCCCACCTGA